One stretch of Microbacterium terrae DNA includes these proteins:
- a CDS encoding bifunctional DNA primase/polymerase, giving the protein MLAVADLLFTTARMSRPEAALAFALADVPVFPCVPGGKRPLTRNGFHDASILGHVVHGWWRRWPEANIGMPTGRQSGVDVVDVDTKASGSGYATFQRAIDDGVAAGEFARVRTPSGGMHVYYVNSGIESPCWVSARAHIDFRGEGGYVLIPPSAVATDDGVSSYRTFSLSTARFERLDSTALRGFVDPRPATRYYTAQADRGNADALAVWVSHLREGERNRGLFWAACRLFDAGVEFPEAMSALAPVAEEIGLDRREINATVKSAWRRSGYDATIRKYAPQLPPPLPPLPRQQPGRCRSLS; this is encoded by the coding sequence ATGCTCGCGGTAGCGGACCTCCTGTTCACGACGGCACGGATGTCTCGGCCCGAGGCCGCACTCGCGTTCGCGCTGGCCGACGTCCCGGTGTTCCCGTGTGTTCCCGGCGGCAAGCGTCCGCTCACGCGCAACGGGTTCCACGACGCGTCGATTCTCGGCCACGTCGTGCACGGCTGGTGGCGGCGCTGGCCCGAGGCGAACATCGGCATGCCGACCGGCCGCCAGTCGGGTGTCGACGTCGTGGACGTCGACACGAAGGCGTCCGGTTCTGGTTACGCGACCTTCCAACGTGCGATCGATGACGGCGTCGCCGCCGGCGAGTTCGCTCGCGTGCGCACGCCGTCGGGCGGGATGCACGTCTACTACGTCAACAGCGGTATCGAGAGCCCCTGCTGGGTGTCTGCCCGGGCGCACATCGACTTCAGGGGCGAAGGGGGCTACGTCCTCATCCCCCCGTCTGCGGTGGCGACAGACGACGGGGTCTCGAGCTATCGAACCTTCTCCCTGTCGACCGCCCGCTTCGAGCGTCTCGACTCGACCGCCCTGCGGGGTTTCGTCGATCCGCGCCCCGCCACGCGCTACTACACAGCGCAGGCGGACCGCGGGAACGCCGATGCGCTGGCGGTCTGGGTCTCGCACCTGCGAGAGGGGGAACGCAATCGCGGGCTCTTCTGGGCAGCATGTCGGCTGTTCGACGCCGGCGTCGAGTTCCCCGAGGCGATGAGCGCGCTCGCGCCGGTCGCCGAGGAGATCGGTCTCGACAGGCGCGAGATCAACGCCACGGTCAAGTCCGCGTGGCGACGCAGCGGCTACGACGCCACGATCCGCAAGTACGCGCCGCAGCTCCCCCCGCCGCTTCCTCCGCTCCCCCGTCAGCAACCGGGACGTTGCAGGAGCCTGTCGTGA
- a CDS encoding DUF2637 domain-containing protein, which translates to MPRPVDGIRLATLTAIAGTFFIAAGAFWLSFTSLADLAERSGLSPEQAWAWPLIVDGIIVVATVAAVVLTGSRGVWYPWVLLFAGASVSVVANAIHAILAADSDVPAALAASVAAVPPLVLLAITHLTSILMRRPGPTIDSASVDEEVSLLTAASARHHDAQILRASGLSNRAISRRLGVHPSTVGRWLRTTDSALPHALEQGGQSNA; encoded by the coding sequence ATGCCCCGGCCGGTCGATGGCATCCGGCTCGCGACCCTCACAGCGATCGCCGGAACATTCTTCATCGCCGCCGGCGCCTTCTGGCTCTCGTTCACCTCGCTTGCGGACCTTGCGGAACGCTCCGGACTCAGCCCCGAACAGGCCTGGGCCTGGCCGCTCATCGTCGACGGCATCATCGTCGTCGCCACCGTCGCGGCCGTCGTCCTCACCGGATCGCGAGGCGTCTGGTACCCATGGGTCCTGCTCTTCGCCGGCGCGTCGGTCTCGGTCGTCGCCAACGCGATTCACGCGATTCTCGCCGCCGACAGCGACGTCCCAGCTGCCCTCGCCGCGTCGGTCGCGGCAGTCCCACCCCTCGTGCTCCTCGCGATCACGCACCTGACGTCGATCCTCATGCGGCGCCCCGGCCCCACGATCGACTCGGCATCCGTCGACGAAGAAGTCTCGCTCCTGACTGCCGCATCGGCGCGGCACCACGACGCGCAGATCCTCCGCGCGTCCGGCCTGTCCAACAGAGCGATCAGTAGACGTCTCGGGGTCCACCCCTCCACGGTCGGCCGCTGGCTGCGGACCACCGATTCCGCTCTCCCACACGCACTCGAACAAGGAGGCCAGAGCAATGCGTGA
- a CDS encoding NUDIX hydrolase, with translation MARIDYYNDPDAPFPNSVVPSTTSVVLDDEGRIALVHRKDNGLWALPGGGMELGESIEDCAVREVKEETGLDVEITGLIGVYTNPHHVMKYDDGEVRQQFSLCYRTRLLGGELTFDSESTDIAWVSPDAIGELPMHPSMKLRIDHFLEGRSEPYLG, from the coding sequence ATGGCACGCATCGACTACTACAACGACCCCGACGCGCCGTTCCCGAACAGCGTCGTTCCGTCGACGACGAGCGTCGTGCTCGACGACGAGGGTCGCATCGCGCTGGTGCATCGGAAAGACAATGGCCTCTGGGCGCTGCCCGGGGGCGGGATGGAGCTGGGGGAGTCGATCGAGGACTGCGCCGTTCGGGAGGTCAAGGAAGAGACCGGCCTGGATGTCGAGATCACCGGCCTCATCGGCGTCTATACGAACCCGCACCACGTGATGAAGTACGACGACGGCGAAGTGCGCCAGCAGTTCTCGCTTTGCTATCGCACCCGGCTGCTCGGCGGCGAGCTGACCTTCGACAGCGAGTCCACCGACATCGCATGGGTCTCACCCGATGCGATCGGGGAGTTGCCGATGCATCCTTCGATGAAGCTGCGGATCGACCACTTCCTCGAGGGACGGAGCGAGCCCTATCTGGGGTGA
- a CDS encoding helix-turn-helix domain-containing protein has product MSAAQRPTGTESGRRLAELMQLRHINIRDLAARAGCDERTIQRALNGETTPQLRVAESIAEVLECEPDDLWPRPGSGASSNGALTVRLFPSRAQVPVDVWRDALAAAASRIDICVYGGTFLFDNVHGFLRLVRDAASRGVQVRIAVGDPGSSAVHQRGIEEGIGDALAGRCRLTLSRLSPIHDLDGVEVRTHSTPLYVSMFLIDDMLYANHHILGSPAGDNPVIEIPRDLDPEVWESYTNSFEQIWAGAHPAHYPAR; this is encoded by the coding sequence ATGAGTGCAGCGCAACGACCGACCGGAACCGAAAGTGGCAGGCGCCTTGCCGAGTTGATGCAGCTGCGCCACATCAACATCCGCGATCTGGCTGCGCGCGCCGGCTGCGACGAACGCACCATCCAACGAGCCCTCAACGGCGAGACGACGCCGCAGTTGCGCGTCGCCGAGAGCATTGCCGAAGTGCTGGAGTGCGAGCCGGATGACCTCTGGCCGCGCCCCGGCTCCGGAGCATCATCGAACGGCGCGCTGACGGTCAGGCTGTTCCCGTCACGCGCACAGGTCCCGGTCGACGTCTGGCGCGACGCGCTCGCGGCCGCAGCATCCCGAATCGATATCTGCGTCTACGGTGGAACGTTCCTGTTCGACAACGTCCACGGCTTCCTGCGTTTGGTTCGGGATGCTGCATCCCGCGGTGTTCAAGTCCGTATCGCCGTGGGTGACCCGGGTTCATCCGCTGTGCACCAGCGCGGCATCGAAGAGGGGATAGGCGACGCGCTCGCCGGCCGTTGCCGGCTCACGCTGTCGCGGCTCTCACCGATCCACGATCTCGACGGCGTGGAGGTCCGCACCCACTCGACCCCGCTCTATGTCTCGATGTTCCTTATCGACGACATGCTCTACGCAAACCACCACATCCTCGGCTCGCCCGCCGGAGACAACCCGGTGATCGAGATCCCGCGTGACCTCGACCCTGAAGTGTGGGAGAGCTACACGAACTCGTTCGAACAGATCTGGGCCGGTGCGCACCCCGCGCACTACCCGGCCCGCTGA
- a CDS encoding ArdC family protein, giving the protein MTDEQRASSSAEEKLREVHERLARAVEELTSGDEWRRALEFAARFRTRSFNNTLLIWVQHASAFEHGLVPEPVPTFVAGFRQWQQLGHQVLKGQRGYAILAPVTGNFATQTPNDSMSWRRLRRGERPQAGEVVRSRLIGVRPAYVWDVSQTSGPPIPGQQRPELLRGEAPADLWNELARLVEADDFSLSSVPDSTDIGGANGRTDFLARTVVVRADMDAAARVKTLTHELAHIRLHGPDHEAISHRGIGEVEAESVALMVGAAHGMDTSIYTIPYVASWASTVNGKTVAEVVQDTGERVRRASVEILDALTTKAHRGHTSVQLERGAPDAHFSRPADRPVGREVAGRPTCSR; this is encoded by the coding sequence ATGACCGACGAGCAGCGAGCCAGCTCCAGCGCGGAGGAGAAGTTGCGTGAGGTGCACGAGCGCTTGGCGCGCGCCGTCGAGGAGCTGACGTCGGGCGATGAGTGGAGGCGCGCGCTGGAGTTCGCCGCCCGCTTCCGGACGCGGTCGTTCAACAACACGCTGCTGATCTGGGTGCAGCACGCATCGGCGTTCGAGCACGGACTCGTCCCGGAGCCTGTGCCCACCTTCGTCGCCGGCTTCCGCCAGTGGCAGCAGCTCGGACACCAGGTCCTCAAGGGACAGCGCGGCTACGCGATCCTCGCTCCGGTCACCGGCAACTTCGCTACCCAGACGCCGAACGACTCGATGTCATGGCGGCGACTTCGCCGCGGCGAGCGCCCGCAGGCGGGCGAAGTCGTACGTTCGCGGCTCATCGGCGTGAGGCCCGCGTACGTGTGGGATGTCTCGCAGACCTCAGGTCCGCCGATCCCCGGGCAGCAACGTCCGGAACTGCTGCGGGGTGAAGCTCCCGCCGACTTGTGGAATGAACTCGCACGGCTCGTCGAGGCTGACGACTTCTCGCTCTCGAGCGTTCCCGATTCGACAGACATCGGCGGCGCGAACGGTCGCACGGACTTCCTTGCCCGCACCGTCGTCGTTCGCGCCGACATGGATGCCGCGGCCCGGGTGAAGACCCTGACGCATGAGCTCGCCCACATCCGACTGCATGGCCCCGACCACGAAGCCATCAGCCATCGCGGCATCGGCGAGGTCGAAGCGGAATCTGTCGCCCTCATGGTCGGAGCCGCGCACGGGATGGACACGAGCATCTACACGATCCCGTACGTCGCCTCGTGGGCGTCAACCGTGAACGGCAAGACCGTCGCCGAAGTCGTGCAGGACACAGGTGAGCGCGTGCGACGAGCATCAGTCGAGATCCTCGACGCTCTCACGACGAAGGCACATCGGGGCCACACATCCGTGCAGCTCGAGCGCGGTGCACCGGACGCGCACTTCAGTCGCCCCGCGGACCGCCCTGTCGGCCGCGAAGTCGCTGGGAGGCCGACATGCTCGCGGTAG